A region of the Curvibacter sp. AEP1-3 genome:
GGGTAGCGACTTTTTTAGCCTCTTTGTCACCACAAGCGACCAGGGCGAGGGCAACGGCTGCAGCTAACAGGGTGGCAGTGAAGCGTGTATTTTTCATGGCGTATTTCGCTTAATAAGTGAGTTGTGCGGTGAGAAGCAGCATGGTGCTGTCATAGTCGAGCCCGGCTTGGTTGACGCCGCGACTTGCGTTTTGTAGTGATGCGCTGAGAGCGAGTTTTTCGTGCGCTTGCCAGTTCACCGAGAGTGTGGTGTCTCGGGTGATGTCTTGGCGGTTGCTGTTGACGCTGCTGGTAGGGCTACCCAAGTAATTGCGCTGAGCCCATTCATGCCTGAGCCGCAGTCCGACTTTGGGGCTGATTTGCCAGACTGGACCGATGCTGATTCGATCAGTACTACTGTAGTTGCTGTCGGTGGCGGCATAGGCCTCAAGCACATGGCTGAATGCCAAACTGACGCTGGTTTTGCCGCTTATGGCCCAATCCAATCCGGCGCCGGAATTGAAGCCGTTGTAGTCGCGCTGCCCGTATCGGGGATGGGTGCGGTTGATGTGGGTTAGGTTGGCGTTGGCTGCGGTGCCTCCACCAAGATCCCAGCGCAGGCGCAGGTCATTGTCCATTTGAGTGTATTGGTCGTCCAGCGCATTGGTGTTTGGCACCACACGGTTGAGGTAGCTGCCTTTGCCAACCCGCATCTGGTAGCTCAGGGCACTCCCGGAGCCGAACTGATAGCGAACGCCTGCATCGACGGCGTTGGTGGTGTAGTCACTACCCGTCACCTGTGCCAACTGGTTTTCCTGGCGGGTGGTGCTGGTGCCGGCGATCAAGCGCCAAGGCCCATCGAGCTCGTAGGTCGCATCAAAGCGGGTGGTGGTATCCATCCGTTGGTTGCGTTGGCGATAGCCAGTGAAGTCCGCAAAGCTGTTTAGTGTTTCTTTGCGGTCAGTGCTCAGTGTGCCCGTTACCCGTGGCGTGATGGCCCATTGCCAGTTGACGTTGTAGTTGTTGGCAGTGAAGCTGAGGTAATTGAACTTTTGGTACTGGTAGTCCACAAGATTCAGATTGACGGAGAGGGTTTGCAAGCTCTGCCGTGTGTTGAACCCCAGCCCGATCGTCGTCACTCCGATAGTCTCAGCGCCGCTGCTCTGGCCGGTCCTTGCAAGAACGTCGGCGTTGGACGGCAGTCGGAACAGGTTGCTGTCGCTCTGCACTGTGTAGCCTGCGCTCAATGTCAGAGGGTCTTGCTGAGCTTGTGCCATGGAAGCGGCAAGGGTGCTCAGCGCCAACGTGAATAGTGTGGTGGGAGTGCGCATGGTTCAGTAAGCCTGTTGATCTTTGGCCACCAAGCGCACAGTGCGCAGGATGATGTGAATGTCCAAGCGCAAGGACCAATTGCGAAGGTAGTCCAGGTCGTAGTCGATACGGCCCTGCATTTTGTCTAGGGTGTCGGTTTCACCGCGATAGCCATTGACCTGCGCCCATCCGGTAATGCCGGGTTTGACCTTGTGGCGAACCATGTATCCCTTAATGAGTTTGCGATAAAGCTCGTTGTGAGCGACGGCGTGTGGGCGAGGGCCGACGATACTCATCCGCCCCTGCAGCACGTTGATGAACTGTGGAAGTTCGTCTAACGAGGTTTTGCGCAAAAAGGCACCAAGCGGCGTGATGCGGCTGTCGTTCTTTTTGGCCTGGGTAACCACTCCGCCGTCTTCGGTGACGCTCATGGAGCGGAACTTATAGACCAGAATTTCTTCACCATCGAGCCCGTAGCGGCGCTGCTTAAAGATGACGGGGCCAGGGGATGTGAACTTCACAGCCAAGGCAATGCCCAGCAGAATCGGAGCAATGAGCGTAAGGATGCCAATGGAAAAAACAATATCGCTCAAGCGCTTGACCATGCCATTGGCACCGCGGAAAGGCGTCTCGCAGACCGAAATCACTGGCATGCCGCATACCGCGCTGGGGTGGCCTTGGATCAGGTCTGTTACGAACATGTCGGGCACAAAATATATGGAAGCTGTTGTGTCTTTGAGCTCGTCGAGGATCTGCAGAATTCGGGGTTGGGACGCCATCGGCAGAGACAGGTAGATCACTTGGATGCGGTCATTCTTGGCGATAGCTGCTAGCTGGTCGAGCTTGCCCAGCAGAGGGTAGGTGTCCCCCGCACTCAAACGCTCGGTGCTGCGACTGTCTACAAAACCTGCGAGCTCGATCCTTGAGTAGGGAGAGCTTTTGAGTTTGGTGGCGAGTGCCAGACCTTGCTCGTTCATGCCGACGATCAGGGCGCGTTGCCGGGGACCTTGCAAGCTGATGATGGCGGGTGCAGCCAAGCGCAGGCCCAGGGTCAGGGCCGCTTCAGTGGCTGGTGCAACCCAAAGCCAAGTGAAAAGCGCTTGGTGATCGAACTGGCGGATGTATCCGGTAGCGTACCCTGTAAGACCCAAGAGCCCAGCAATCCACACCCAATTGAAGCCGATGTCTAACAGGCTGCCGGCTTTGGAGGCTTGCAAGCGGGGCTCGCCCGGGAAGGTGAGGGCAAAGGTGAGCACGGCCAGAAGCAGGTATGCGGGGGGGATGTCCCCTTCGTACAAGAAAGCCAGTACCCAGAGCGAGCCAACAAGTGCGGCTGGGCAGATGCAAGACTCCAGGATGCCCAGAAGGTTGTCGCGCCCCAATGAGGCATGCTCATGGCCACCGTTGAACTCAGCGGCGGAGAAGGTGATGTGGGCCTTAGACATGGTTAACCCAGGCGCGGAACTTGCCAACGGCTTGGGCGCGGTTGGAGACATCCAGTTTCTTGAAGACACGCTGCATGTGGTTTTTGACGGTGAAAGCACTGATTTCCAGAATGCTGCCGATTTCGGGGTTGGTTTTGCCCAGGGCCACCCATTTCAGGATTTCGGCCTCCCGTTCGGTGAGGACGTCTGCCTCTGTGGGCAAGTGGCCGTTGGTGTAAGTAATGGGCGCGTTAGCTTGCACGGTTGCCTGATGCGGCAGGTGCTCTACCTGGCGCAAGGCAGTGTCGATATAGGGCAGGACCATCGCCATGGCGCTACGTTCTTTTTCGGTGAAATGTTCCCGGGTGCTGAAAACAACGTACAGGCAGTCGTGGCTGCCTCGCTCATCGGTGATGCCATGCACCGTAGCAGAGCGCATTTTGAGGAGCGCGCCGCCTAGTGCACTTTTCAGGCCAGCGTCATCCATGGAGAAGCCGGATTGGCCGGCGTTCAGGCTGAAAGGTTTTTTCCCAAACTCTGACCACCGGGCGAATAGGCGAGTCAACAGGGGAGTAAGTGGCTCAGTGTGCGAGGCATGGGAACGCACTCCGGACATGGCGGAAATGATGTCGTGCTGTACCGCACCGGTCGAAAAGTCACCCCAGGCCGCGATCAGGATCTCGTGGGGGAGGTACTTTTGCATGTCGCCTTGCAGCCAGATCAGCATGTCGAAATGGCTGCGCACCTCTACCGAGTGGGTGACCACACGGTGGTAGTGATGGAGATCCTCGGTAGTGAGCGAGGGCAGAAAAGACATAACAGGTAACAAAATAACTAAGGGTTATTGCTGATTTGGTAACAAGTGGGCGATGGTACGTAGTCCATTCGGACCCGCCAATCCCCCAAACGGGTGAATTTCTAGTCATTGGTGCTATTACCAACAAACAATGTGAACAAATGCACATTTTTTGAAGGTTTTTTGGACTTGCCTTTTTTGTGTAGTCCACCGCACAGAACATCTGGGTAACAGCATGCACAGAGGGTGAAGTCTTTGTTTCTTCATGTTGATGCTGTGACCGAAAAGGCAATGCCTTAGTCCGAGTGGGCTACATGCTGGAGGCTAAACTTCAGCTCTAAAAACGGGAGTAGATAATGATTTTTGTCACCGGGGGGGCCGGGTACATTGGTTCGCATACCTGTGTTGAGCTGCTGAACGCGGGCATGGATGTAACCGTGTTCGACAATTTTTCCAACAGTCAGGCCGAAGCACTGGAACGTGTGAAGTCCATCACCGGAAAGCAACTCAGATCGGTGGAAGGGGATATCCGAGACGGCGTGGCCCTGAAAAAAGCTTTGGCAGATTCCGGTGCGACATCTGTTATCCATTTCGCCGGTTTGAAGGCGGTGGGGGAGTCAGAGGTTGATCCCCTGCGGTATTACGACAACAACGTAGTGGGAACCATGCGTTTGTTGGAATCTATGAGGGAGCTCAACATCAAACAGTTGGTGTTCAGCTCGTCGGCAACGGTGTATGGGGTCCCGCAGTTTCTGCCGTACACAGAAAAGCACCCT
Encoded here:
- the epsL gene encoding XrtB/PEP-CTERM-associated polysaccharide biosynthesis outer membrane protein EpsL encodes the protein MRTPTTLFTLALSTLAASMAQAQQDPLTLSAGYTVQSDSNLFRLPSNADVLARTGQSSGAETIGVTTIGLGFNTRQSLQTLSVNLNLVDYQYQKFNYLSFTANNYNVNWQWAITPRVTGTLSTDRKETLNSFADFTGYRQRNQRMDTTTRFDATYELDGPWRLIAGTSTTRQENQLAQVTGSDYTTNAVDAGVRYQFGSGSALSYQMRVGKGSYLNRVVPNTNALDDQYTQMDNDLRLRWDLGGGTAANANLTHINRTHPRYGQRDYNGFNSGAGLDWAISGKTSVSLAFSHVLEAYAATDSNYSSTDRISIGPVWQISPKVGLRLRHEWAQRNYLGSPTSSVNSNRQDITRDTTLSVNWQAHEKLALSASLQNASRGVNQAGLDYDSTMLLLTAQLTY
- a CDS encoding undecaprenyl-phosphate glucose phosphotransferase, with amino-acid sequence MSKAHITFSAAEFNGGHEHASLGRDNLLGILESCICPAALVGSLWVLAFLYEGDIPPAYLLLAVLTFALTFPGEPRLQASKAGSLLDIGFNWVWIAGLLGLTGYATGYIRQFDHQALFTWLWVAPATEAALTLGLRLAAPAIISLQGPRQRALIVGMNEQGLALATKLKSSPYSRIELAGFVDSRSTERLSAGDTYPLLGKLDQLAAIAKNDRIQVIYLSLPMASQPRILQILDELKDTTASIYFVPDMFVTDLIQGHPSAVCGMPVISVCETPFRGANGMVKRLSDIVFSIGILTLIAPILLGIALAVKFTSPGPVIFKQRRYGLDGEEILVYKFRSMSVTEDGGVVTQAKKNDSRITPLGAFLRKTSLDELPQFINVLQGRMSIVGPRPHAVAHNELYRKLIKGYMVRHKVKPGITGWAQVNGYRGETDTLDKMQGRIDYDLDYLRNWSLRLDIHIILRTVRLVAKDQQAY
- the epsA gene encoding XrtB/PEP-CTERM-associated transcriptional regulator EpsA, with translation MSFLPSLTTEDLHHYHRVVTHSVEVRSHFDMLIWLQGDMQKYLPHEILIAAWGDFSTGAVQHDIISAMSGVRSHASHTEPLTPLLTRLFARWSEFGKKPFSLNAGQSGFSMDDAGLKSALGGALLKMRSATVHGITDERGSHDCLYVVFSTREHFTEKERSAMAMVLPYIDTALRQVEHLPHQATVQANAPITYTNGHLPTEADVLTEREAEILKWVALGKTNPEIGSILEISAFTVKNHMQRVFKKLDVSNRAQAVGKFRAWVNHV